One window from the genome of Hoplias malabaricus isolate fHopMal1 chromosome X2, fHopMal1.hap1, whole genome shotgun sequence encodes:
- the LOC136676867 gene encoding high choriolytic enzyme 1-like, protein MHLTLTFILLLQLVISPAQGRYTEEFIRKSYNETDNSIEKDYFTVSSLIERANRKAGQSLDEPKIMFGDIAMNPGFQNADPCTARGCKWPRSRDSKVYVPYVISNQYSSQEIVIIESALKSFQTSTCIRFIPRRREEDYIHIQSRSGCYSFVGRIGGEQVVSLDR, encoded by the exons ATGCATCTGACTCTGACATTCATACTGCTGCTGCAGCTGGTCATCagtccagctcagggtcgctaCACTGAG GAATTCATTAGGAAGAGCTACAATGAGACAG ACAACAGCATTGAGAAGGATTACTTCACTGTATCATCGCTAATTGAAAGAGCCAACAGGAAAGCTG GACAGTCACTGGATGAACCCAAGATTATGTTTGGTGACATTGCCATGAACCCTGGCTTTCAGAATGCAGACCCCTGTACAGCACGTGGGTGCAAGTGGCCCAGAAGCAGAGACAGCAAGGTCTATGTGCCTTACGTCATTTCTAACCAGTACT CATCCCAGGAAATCGTCATTATTGAGAGTGCTCTGAAGTCCTTTCAGACATCCACCTGTATCCGATTCATACCTCGCCGCAGAGAGGAAGACTACATTCACATTCAGTCTCGTTCAGG GTGCTACTCGTTTGTGGGCAGAATAGGTGGAGAACAGGTCGTGTCTCTGGATCGTTAA